The Halobacillus ihumii genomic sequence GATTACTTTGTTAAAGTTGGATTGAACATTCACCAGAAATTCCAGTGCAATTAAAAGGAAGCCTTTAAGGAACTTACCATTTAAAATTTGTCCAAAACCTGGAAATGCAATACTCCAAAAAAGTCTTTCATATTTATTATATTTATTCATACTACCCATCCAAATAATAGAAGTTATGTTTATTCACTTATAATTCCCTAGGGGTATCTTCCTAATGCTACAGAAAGAGAAAGACAATGCGTATATGCATTGCCTATATACCTTTAACTAATCTATTCTTTTGATAGTTTTCTCCTGTCTGCTGCTTGAGGGGGTTCTTCCATCCACCCATGTTCAATCATGATCTTGCCTCCATCTTCAGCAAAGTCAAATGTATCTTTCATTATTTTATTCAATTTTAATGTTAAGTCATTCCGCATACTGAATGCAGATCCGAAAGTATTCCCACTGAGACTAAAGACAGATAACATATTGGTAATATACATCATTAACTTATCAGAAAAAGGTGAGAGGGTTGATTCTGTTATTTCACCAGCCCAAATGGAGGGCGGGTGAATATCACTTTCCAATAAGATATCTTGCATGGTGGTGGTGACCTGCTTGGCAAGTTCTTTTCCTCTAGCAAAGTATTTCTTCGATTGATCATTCTCGGCAACTTGTGCAAAGCTTGTCATCAACTGTGTTCCAATTGCATTAATTTCTAGAGATTGATACAGTAAACCAATTTCTACCGTATTAAGAACCCGTTTCGGCTTTAAAATGTTCATACCGCTCATATAGCTTGTCTTATCAACATACTCAACTTCTTTTGGTAAAGGAACAATTGGCGGGTGGATCAAAATTCCCTGTTCCAAAAGGTATTCCGTGACCTGATTAGAGGTATCTTGTAAATCATCAATAAACCTATTATATAACTGGCGAATATCCTTTCGGTAAGACATCCCCAGGTGCAAAGTATACAAGCCCATCAAAACCTCAGTCATCGTACGTATAAAAAACAAATCAAAACCACCGTCATATAATCGGGGAGCTTCTTTGTTTACGTCCTTTCCAGTATATCCTTCAGGAACCACGGCACCTTCCCTTTCAAAAACGGTTTTGATTGCCTCAACATTTAGGGTTTCCTTATTATAATGGTTTTGAAATATTGATTTTACTACTTCATCATTACTTAGTTCAAGAAAATACTCTAAGACTCTTAGCAGCATTGTTTTTTCCATATAAGCCTGCCACAAATTCCCTAATTCGGAAGCTGATATTTTGGCTTGTTCACTGTTCAAGTCTAATACCTCCCTAAAATTCAAATTGTATATCAATTATAACTTTCCCCATTTTATGGTTTTTAATAATGGGATGCTGTTCATACAAATTCAAAATCATAGGAGTGTTAAAAAAGCTGAGGGCGATCAGTTAAATAAGCTTAAGGTGTTTTATTGGCTATATTTTTACATGTTGGTGAAAGATGGCTAAACAAAAAGAGTAGACAAGCCATGATGTAATCTTTCTAAGATCCTTTGATCTACATGAGGAGTGGAACACTGCAAAGAATGTGGATTAGAATTTCGCTAGTTTTAGTCCATATTAGTTGGTTTTCCGTCTAACTGCATCCTTGAAAACGTTTTTTTAGGGCTTTATCCTAATAAATTACTGTTAGTCTTACTATGTGAAGAGACGCCTAAATGGGAGGTCAAATCGATCTGACCACCAAAAAGACGGTGACCACATAATTGACCACGTATTACCTAAAAGGGTATGAAAATGGACGAAATTGCTTTAGGTATTGGAAGGGGATTTATTGGTATTTGTCAGTTATGAATGGGAACGTATGTTTGTGAAGTCGTGTGATTAAACGAGTGATGTAAAATTATGAAAAGCCCCTAAACCTGGAATTTCCAGGTTTAGGGGCTTTTTGTATTTACTAAAGGATAATTGCAAGTAACCAAATTAAACCTGAGATGTAGCTGCATGTAAAAATCCTAAAATAAAACTGTCAACGATGGGATCAATTATCAACAATTTTTGTAAAAACAGCCATAGTTTAAAACCTTGAGGCTAGGTGCGAAAAGTTCCAGAAGTTATGCCACTCTTTTTCACACTTATGGGCGAACGTACATATTATTTGTCTAAAGAGGTGGTGAACGATGGAGGGAAAAAACGTGAATGTAGAACATGATCCCTTTGCGATCGAGCATGAAGAATGGAAAAAAAGACAAATAAGATCTAGGTTCAAACAATTACTTACAATTTCTTCGCCAATATTTATCTTAATTTTATGGGAGTTCTTATCTAGAACAGGGCTAGTTGATGCAAGGTTTTTCCCGCCGCCGACAGAAATAGTGGGAACGTTTGTGGCGATGGGAACGAGCGGGGAGTTATATAACCACATAGGTATCTCGTTATATAGAATATTTGCCGGGTTTCTGCTTGGGGTCATCCCTGGAGTAATCCTTGGCCTTTTAATGGGATTGTATTCTCCGCTGCGTCATTTCTTTTCGCCGCTTGTAATGGCGCTTATGCCGATCCCGACATTGGCCTTATTGCCCATAATTTTAATTATTTTCGGAGTTGGGGAAGTATCCAAAATTGTAACGATCGCAGGAAGTGTGTTTTTTCCGGTGGTCATCAATACAGTGGCAGGTGTCGTGAATATTGACCGGATTTATTTAGATGTAGCGAAAAATTATGGAGCTAACTCTAGAGACTTCTTCTTTAAAATTGCTTTGCCAGGTTCACTTCCGGTCATGATTGAGGGAATTCAAATGGGGCAGGCTATCGCGCTTCTAACTATTGTAGCTGCTGAAATGATGGGTGCCAATTCCGGGATTGGATATTTGATTTGGACCTCATACAATGCTTTCTTATTAAAAGAAATGTATGTCGGCCTTGTACTCATTTCGTTCTTCGGATATTTATTCTCGCTTATTTTAAGAGGGTTTCAGAGAAAGTTACTGCCATGGAGGTAACAGCAGAGAGGTGATGACATGGATCATAAACCGAAAATTGCGATTCAGGATCTGACGAAAGTTTTTTACAAAAAAGCCAGCAGTGTTACAGCCTTAGAAGAGATAACGATGGATATTGAGGATGGGGAGTTTGTTTGTTTAATTGGACCGAGCGGATGTGGGAAAACGACATTGCTGCGAATTCTTGCTGGTCTGGAAAACCCAAGTACTGGCACATTTACTATCGCCCAAGGGAAGGAAGACCGTCCGCTGCAATCTATGGTCTTTCAAGAACGAGGCGTAATTCCCTGGTTAACGGTTGAAGAGAATGTTGCCTTCGGTCTTAAAATGAGACATTTACCGAAACAGACCGTCAAAGAAAGAACGGCCTATTATTTAGCTAAAGTTGGACTTGATAAGTTTGCGAAGCTGTATCCAAAAGAGTTATCTGGCGGGATGAAGCAGCGGGTCAGTATAGCGCGAGCTTTTGCTAATGATCCGGAAATATTATTAATGGATGAACCTTTTGGCGCTCTCGATGAACAAAATAAATTTATTCTTCAAGAAGAATTATTAACGATATGGTCAGAAACGAAAAAGACAGTCCTTTTTATTACACATAGCATTGATGAAGCTTTATTGCTCAGTGACAGGATTCTGTTAATGAGTTCTCAACCTGGCAAAATTATCGCTGAAAAAATTATTGATTTACCTCGTCCGAGAACGATGGAACAAGTTCGAGCCAATCAGACGATGGCAGATAACTTCGTTGAAATTTGGAATCACTTGCAAGACGAAGTGCAAGGTTCGAGAGTAAGTAGATAAGAGGAGAGATGGAACATGAAAAAATTTACAATCCTTTATGTGCTGCCGTTGTTATTGCTTATTTTAGTCTTAGGTGGATGTTTACAAGGACAGTCCGATCAAGCTTCGGACCAAGGTAACTCAGGGGATAAAGTTACGAATGAAGTAAGTGAAAACAATCCATCTGGTGATTTAGCACCGCTTGAAAAGAAAGCAACTGTTGTCATCGCGGAAGATGGCTCGGCTTCTGGAGCGGGATTTTATATTGCTAACGAAAGAGGGTACTTTGAAGACTACAATATTGAAGTGGAATTTGTGCAATTCGCAAATAGTGATGACATGCTTCCAGCCCTGGCTGCCGGAGAAGTTGACATTGCAGGGGGGGTTTCAACGGCATCCTTTTTTAATGCTATTGCTCAAGGAATCGATGTAAAAATCATTGCTGATAAAGGGCACAATATTAAGGGTGATTCTTATTTTTCATTTGTCATTCGCAACGATTTGAAGGGCGAAATAAAGGAGTACTCCGATTTTAAAGGAAAGCGTATTGCTGTCTCTTCCCAAAATGCTGTAGATGATTATATCTTCCATAGAATGTTAGAACATGCCGGTTTAACAGAAGAAGATGTCGAGTTTGTATTGATGTCAGACTTTGGTAATATGCTCGCTTCAATTGGCAGCGGCTCTGTTGATGCAGCGCTTCAAATTGAACCACTTATTACTCAAGGAATTCAACAAGGGATTCATAGTCGATTTGGAGATACGACGGACTATGCGCCAGAAGCTCAGATCGCTATGGTGCTAGGGGCGCCTGACTTCATCAAAGAAGAAACCGATATTTCACTGCGGTTTATGGCGGCCTATTTAAAAGGAGTTCGTGATTACAACGATGCCTTTATTAAAGGGGAAGGAACCGATGACATCATAGAGATTATGACGGAGTATACGGCTCTGAAAGATCCGGATCTATGGGGTGAAGTTGCGGTCACAGGGTTAAATCCAAATGGCGAAATGTTTATTGAAGATATTAAGAAGCAATATAAGATGTATAAAAATAATGGAGCGATTCGAGGAGAGATTGATTTTGAGAAGGCGATCGATACCTCTATAACTGAAAAGGCGGTTGAAAAGATCGGAGAATATAAAAAATAAAAAAGGAAAAAGCAGCTGGAGTCGGAAGTCAATCCAAGCTGCTTTTTTTTATATATGTTTACATAATATTCTTCACGGAAATTAAGATGGATGTTTTTGTTGCAGCAGAAATCGGAAGTAATTTTCAATTTGGTTAATTTCTTCAGGTTGAACAGTAAGCCATGCTTCTTTATCGAAAATGACAGGTTTATCATAGCCTTTGTCTTTTAAGAAGAGTTTGATCTCTCTCATTTCATCCTCTTTTTCGTCGCTTAACCCCAGAAGGTAGTCGGCGGTCGTCCTTAGGGCATAAGCAATTTTTGAGAGATCCTCAAGATCTGGCGAAGTATATTGACGTTCCCAGTTCGATACAACCTGTGCGGAAACGCCTACCTTTTCAGCAAGCATCGTTTGAGTCAGATGTCTCTCTTTTCTTAATGACCGAATGCGTTGATAAATCACGTCAAACGCCTCCTTTCTGCTATTATAGCACATTAGTAACGAAAATCGATACCTTAACTAACGAGATATTTTACAAATACTAACGTATTACGTTAGTTAAGGTAACGGGATACGTTGCCTGATGGTTGGCAGGTGAGTGTAGAGTGATTTATACTGGGGGTAGCAGCAAAAGGAGGTGTTAATGTGAAAGAGAAGGTAGTAAGTATCGTCGGTCCTACTGCGGTCGGGAAGTCAAAGCTGGGCATTGAAGTGGCAAAGCGTTTTAATGGAGAAGTCATTAGCGGAGATTCGATGCAAATATACCGTGATATGGACATTGGGACAGCGAAGGTAACAGAGCAGGAAATGGAAGGTATTGTTCATCACATGATCGACATAAAGAATCCTGATCAATCGTTTTCTGTTGCGGAATTTCAAGAGCGTGTTCAATCACTGATTGCGGACATTACGTCGCGGGGGAAGTGCCCTGTGTTAGTGGGTGGCACGGGGTTGTACATAGAAGCAACCTTACATAATTTTAACTTTTCTAATCGAGAAAAAGATTCACGTGTTCAAGAACGTCTTGAAAAACAACTTCAAGAGTGCGGAAAAGATCAAATGTACCAGCGTCTAGTAGAGATCGACCCCATTCAAGCTGAGAAAATTCACCCTAATAATGAGCGCCGTGTTTTAAGAGCGCTAGAGGTCTATGAAACAACCGGCAAAACGATGAGTGAAAATATAGAACAGCAAAAGGCGGCCGCCCCTTTCCGTCCTGTTGTTATCGGTCTTGAAATGGAGCGGGAGTTGTTATACGAACGTATTAACGGCCGTGTTGATCAAATGATGGAGGAGGGTTTGCTTGAAGAGGTTCGAATGCTTTATGACCGTGGTTTGGAAAAGAGTCAATCAATGAGTGCGATCGGTTATAAGGAGTTTATTCCATACTTTAAAGGTGAGTGTACGCTGGCACGTGCTATAGAACTTTTAAAACGCAATTCCAGACGCTATGCTAAGCGGCAGTATACCTATTTCAAAAATAAACTGAGTGTTACCTGGTACGAGATTCACCCGAATGGTTATAAGGATAAATTTGAAAAAATATTAAACGATTTAGCAGGAATGCTGTAAAAAAGCTAGAATGATACTAATATAGATAGAAAAGAGGAGGAAGATTCATGGCTCAGTCCGTAAACATTCAGGATAATTATTTAAATCAATTAAGGAAAGAACGTATGCAATTGACAGTTTTCTTACTTAACGGATTCCAATTGCGAGGAATAGTGAAAGCTTTTGATAACTTTACGGTATTGCTTGAAACGGATGGTAAACAACAATTAATTTTCAAGCATGCCATTTCCACTTTCGCACCAGTGAAAAATATTGCGCTTGATAAGGAATAAAGATCGATAACGAGCACAGTTCTGTGCTCGTTTTTTCTGTGTAAAATCTTCTATGATTACTTGCGTTTTAGTACCTGTCGTGTTTTTACTAGGCGAATGCACAGATTCTTCGTACCTAGCGTATGATACAGGGAATGAGGAGGGATCGATGTGTATCCACAAGCTAAAGCGGCACGCCCAGGCGCGATTAACATCGTACTCAATGAAGCGAAAGGAAAGGCGGATGCCGTGCAAAGTCCTTCTGTGAAGGGAAAGCATATGGCTCCTTTTCGTAAAATTGATCACTACTTTAAGTCGATTATCGGCTTGCAAGAATTAAAGCATAGTGTAAAAGAAATCTACGCACAGGTACTGATTGCTCAGAAAAGAAAAGATATGGGTCTGAAATCGAATAGTCAAGTGCTGCACATGGTTTTTAAAGGGAATCCGGGAACAGGTAAAACCACGATTGCACGAATGGTTGCAGCACTGTTCCAGGAGATGGAAGTTTTAGAAAAGGGACATTTTATAGAAGCTGACCGCAGTGATCTCGTGGGGGAATATATTGGTCATACAGCGCAAAAAACAAAAGATTTAATCAAGAAGTCTCTTGGAGGGGTGCTTTTTATAGATGAAGCATACTCACTCGCTCGTGGAGGAGATAAAGATTTTGGCAAAGAAGCGATTGATACGATTGTGAAATGTATGGAAGACCATCATGATGAACTGGTGATTATCCTGGCGGGCTATCCGTATGAAATGGATAATTTCATGAGGATGAACCCGGGTCTTGCTTCGCGTTTTCCTATCCAACTCGATTTTGATGATTACTCAGCAATGGAACTATCAGCTATTGCAGATCATATGGTTCAAGATAGAGATTACGTTCTTTCCCATCAAGCCAGCAAAAAGCTGTATGAACATTTGGTGTCTGTTTGTTATCACTCGAAGCATAATTTTTCAAATGCGAGATATGTTAGAAATGTCATTGAAGAGGCAATTCGTAAACACGCTTTCAGAGTAGCGAGTTACTCTACTCACGAAAGAGCGATCTTAACGACACTTGAAGCGGAAGACTTTCAACTATTATCTGAGAAATCGAGCTATCACTAAGAGAATTGTGTATTCATCCACCTTCTCTGATATGATAGAACAAACATGTTTCATAAAGAAAAGGGTGAATCCAATAGGAATGAAAGAACAAATTATACTCGTGGCAAGAAAAGACCCTGCTCAACAAGAGGAACGGTTTACTTCTTCTCTGGAGGAGTTGCGATCGTTAACGGAAACCGCCGGAGGAGAAGTTAAAAAAATCATGGTTCAGAAGCGAGAACGAATTCAGCCGGCTACTTACATTGGTGAAGGAAAGCTAGCTGAAATAAAAGAAGAAATGGACCAGAGTGAAGCGTATATTGATATCGTTGTTTTTAATGACGAATTATCGCCTGGTCAACTGCGGAATATCTCTGATCGTTTGGAGAGGAGAGTCATTGACCGCAGTCAGCTTATTTTAGATATATTTGCACGCCGCGCACGAACCAAGGAAGGTAAGCTCCAAGTTGAACTTGCTCAGCTGCAATATTTACTGCCGAGACTTGCTGGGCAAGGTACGGAGCTTTCTAGACTTGGCGGCGGAATTGGGACGAGAGGGCCTGGTGAAACGAAGCTGGAGACGGATAGGCGTCATATTCAGCGTCGTATTGATGATATTAAACGCCGTCTTCAAACCGTTGTAAAACAACGGAACCAATATCGAAAAAGGCGCGAAGATAACTATGCCTTTCAAATAGCAATCGTAGGGTATACGAACGCCGGTAAATCTACATTTTTTAATAAAGTGACAGATAGTGATTCGTTTGAAGAGGACCTGCTGTTTGCTACACTCGATCCATTAACGCGGCAGGTCAGTCTGCCTTCGGGGTTTAAGGCGCTTATTTCTGATACAGTTGGTTTCATTCAAGACCTGCCAACAACATTAATTGCGGCTTTCCGTTCAACATTAGAAGAAGTGACGGAAGCGGATTTTATTATTCATATGGTGGATTCCTCTCATCCAGACCATTTAGAACAGGAAAAGACGGTCCATAAACTTTTGAAGGATCTGCAAGCAGATCATCTGCCTTCCCTGACTGTTTATAATAAAAGGGATCTCCTGCAAGATGACTTCATCCCGAATGCTTTCCCGTCCTTGACGGTAAGCGTGCAAGACCCGATTGATATCAAGCGAATTCTTGATAAAGTAGAGAGTGTTTTAAAAGAAGAATGGTATGAATATAACGTGTTTATCCCTGCTTCAGACGGAAAACAGCTTCAGCAATTTAAACAAGGCAGTATTGTTGCCTCGGTTAAGTTTCATGAAGACCAGGAAGGATATGCATTGCATGGTTTTATCCGTCCGGATCATCCACTGAAAAATAAGATTATACAATAGTTAGGAAGAGAAAGATGAATGAATATATAGAATCAGCAGAGCATCAAATTCGTTCGCAGCACGAAGGTATACAAGTATTAGTAGAAAAAAATCAACAAAAAGTACTGGATGCTTTTCAAAAGTTAAAAGTGTCCGATTCTCATTTCAACCCCACTACAGGCTATGGATATGATGATTTCGGAAGAGATACTCTGGAAGAGCTGTATGCAGAGATTTTTTCAGCGGAAGATGCTCTTGTCAGACCGCAAATAATTTCAGGGACACATGCTATTACCACAGCCCTTTTCGGTGTTTTAAGACCAGGAGATGAGCTCGTATATATCACCGGAGAACCGTATGATACGTTAGAGGAAGTTATCGGAGGTAAAGAGGGGCAGGATAAAGGATCATTGGCTGATTTCGGGATTACTTATCAAGCCGTTCCTTTAAAGGATAACCGGGAAGTGGATCTGGGTTTAGTGAAAGATGCGGTTTCGGAACGGACAAAGGTTGTCGCCATTCAGCGATCTAAAGGTTATGCGGATCGACCATCCTTCACAATAAGTGAAATTGAACAGATGATTCGTTATGTTCGATCTTTAAAAAACGATGTCGTTGTGTTTGTAGATAATTGCTATGGTGAATTTGTCGAGGAACAGGAACCTGTAGAAGTGGGAGCCGACCTTATAGCGGGCTCACTCATTAAAAATCCAGGTGGAGGCCTTGCGCGGATCGGCGGTTATATTGCTGGAAGAAAACAGTTAATTGAGTTGTGCAGTTATCGATTAACTGCTCCTGGTTTAGGTAAAGAAACAGGAGCCAGTTTAAATACATTACAAGAGATGTATCAGGGAATATTTTTAGCTCCTCATGTCGTTGGAGAGGCGTTGAAAGGGGCTATTTTTACAGCGAAGCTTCTTGATTCGCTTGGGTTTTCTACTTCACCACGATTTGATGAACCGCGAACGGATCTCATCCAATCAGTTGATTTTGATAATGCTGAACAGATGGTTCAATTTTGTCAGGCCATCCAGGGAGCCTCGCCGATTAATTCTCATGTAACGCCGCATCCAAGTCCAATGCCTGGTTATGAAAGTGATGTCATTATGGCAGCAGGGACGTTCATACAAGGAGCTAGTTTAGAGCTGACTGCTGACGGCCCTCTTAGAGCGCCTTATACAGCTTTTGTTCAGGGCGGATTAACATATGCTCACGTTAAAATTGCTGTTGGCCGAGCTGCAGAAAAATTAATCCAATCAGGCTTTGCCCAACCCAAAACATCCTTAAAAAACTGAAGGCTATCGTCTTCAGTTTTTATATACAAATTCATGTTAGCTTATCTAACATAACTTGACACATTAATTACAATAGCTATATAATAGTGGTAGAATTTCTTTTGGGGGTGGCAAATCGATGAGTGATCAAGTTCGTCGTTCCATGCCGTTGTTCCCGATGGGGATTGTACAATCCTTAACTGATCTTTCTGCCCGGCAAGTTAGGTATTATGAACAGCATCAGTTAGTAAATCCAGTAAGATCAAACGGCAATCAGCGGCTTTTTTCATTTAATGATGTCGATCGTTTGCTTGAGATTAAGGACCTTATAGAAAAAGGTGTGAACATGGCTGGAATTAAACAGGTGCTTACACTTACCCATCAGCCGGAGAAGGAAACATACAGTGGTGAAGAAGTGGAAGTTCGCAATGAACTCACTGACAAAGAACTTCGCCGTATGTTACAACAAGAACTTTTCACCGCGGGGAGGCAGGGCAAGGCTAGTATAAGGCAGGGAGAATTATCTAGATTCTTCCACTAAAGACATAGGAGGAGACACATGGGATTAACAAGAGATGAGATTTTCAAGAAGATTGATGAGGAAAATGTAAAGTTTATCCGATTACAATTCACGGATATGCTAGGTACGATTAAGAACGTGGAAATACCAGTAAGTCAAGTAGATAAAGCTCTTGAAGGTATGATGATGTTTGACGGATCTTCCATCGAAGGTTTTGTTCGTATTGAAGAATCAGATATGTACTTAGTTCCAGATCTTGATACATTCGTTGTGTTCCCTTGGTCATCTGAAAAGGGAAAAGTTGCACGCTTTATCTGTGATATTTATAACCCTGATATGACACCATTTGAAGGATGCCCGCGTTACAATTTAAAACGTAACCTGAAGAAGATGGAAGAGCTAGGATTCAACGCTTTTAACATTGGAACAGAGCCTGAATTTTTCCTATTTAAACTTGATGTGAACGGTGATCCTACCATGGAGCTGAACGATAAAGGCGGGTACTTTGATTTGGCCCCAACTGACTTAGGAGAAAATTGCCGCCGTGATATCGTGCTCGAGTTAGAGGAGATGGGCTTTGAAATCGAAGCTTCTCACCACGAAGTGGCTCCAGGCCAGCATGAGATCGATTTCAAATATTCTGATGCAGTGAAGCATTGTGATGACATTCAGACCTTTAAATTAGCTGTTAAAACAATTGCCCGCCAGCACGGATTACACGCAACATTCATGCCTAAGCCATTGTTCGGTGTGAACGGCTCAGGGATGCATGCCAATATGTCATTATTTAATGAAAATGGGAATGCTTTCTTTGACGAAAACGGCAAAGAGCAGCTATCTGATGTAGCTTATCAATTTACAGCGGGTATTGTGAAGCATGCGACTAACTTCACAGCCGTAACCAATCCAACGATCAATTCTTATAAGCGTCTGGTTCCTGGTTATGAAGCTCCTTGTTATGTGGCATGGTCCGGCCAAAACCGCAGCCCGCTCGTTCGTGTTCCGACTTCGCGCGGTCTGAGTACACGTATTGAAGTGCGCAGTGTTGACCCTGCAGCTAATCCGTATATGGCTATGGCCGTACTGCTTGCTGCTGGACTCGATGGTGTCGAGAACAAGCTGGAAGCTCCTGCTCCCGTTGATCGCAATATTTATGTAATGGACAAAAAAGAGCGTGAAGCACACGGCGTTAAAGATTTACCTGCAACACTTTCTGACGCGCTTCTTGAGCTGCAGTCTGATGAAGTCATGGTAAAAGCTCTTGGTGAGCATTTGTTTGAACATTTTATTGAAGCTAAAGAAATTGAATGGGATATGTTCCGTACGCAAGTCCATCCTTGGGAGCGCGAACAGTATTTACAAACCTATTAATAATGGTCCCCATGAAGCCGCCTGGCTCATG encodes the following:
- a CDS encoding DUF3231 family protein; translated protein: MNSEQAKISASELGNLWQAYMEKTMLLRVLEYFLELSNDEVVKSIFQNHYNKETLNVEAIKTVFEREGAVVPEGYTGKDVNKEAPRLYDGGFDLFFIRTMTEVLMGLYTLHLGMSYRKDIRQLYNRFIDDLQDTSNQVTEYLLEQGILIHPPIVPLPKEVEYVDKTSYMSGMNILKPKRVLNTVEIGLLYQSLEINAIGTQLMTSFAQVAENDQSKKYFARGKELAKQVTTTMQDILLESDIHPPSIWAGEITESTLSPFSDKLMMYITNMLSVFSLSGNTFGSAFSMRNDLTLKLNKIMKDTFDFAEDGGKIMIEHGWMEEPPQAADRRKLSKE
- a CDS encoding ABC transporter permease, whose protein sequence is MEGKNVNVEHDPFAIEHEEWKKRQIRSRFKQLLTISSPIFILILWEFLSRTGLVDARFFPPPTEIVGTFVAMGTSGELYNHIGISLYRIFAGFLLGVIPGVILGLLMGLYSPLRHFFSPLVMALMPIPTLALLPIILIIFGVGEVSKIVTIAGSVFFPVVINTVAGVVNIDRIYLDVAKNYGANSRDFFFKIALPGSLPVMIEGIQMGQAIALLTIVAAEMMGANSGIGYLIWTSYNAFLLKEMYVGLVLISFFGYLFSLILRGFQRKLLPWR
- a CDS encoding ABC transporter ATP-binding protein, which gives rise to MDHKPKIAIQDLTKVFYKKASSVTALEEITMDIEDGEFVCLIGPSGCGKTTLLRILAGLENPSTGTFTIAQGKEDRPLQSMVFQERGVIPWLTVEENVAFGLKMRHLPKQTVKERTAYYLAKVGLDKFAKLYPKELSGGMKQRVSIARAFANDPEILLMDEPFGALDEQNKFILQEELLTIWSETKKTVLFITHSIDEALLLSDRILLMSSQPGKIIAEKIIDLPRPRTMEQVRANQTMADNFVEIWNHLQDEVQGSRVSR
- a CDS encoding ABC transporter substrate-binding protein; the encoded protein is MKKFTILYVLPLLLLILVLGGCLQGQSDQASDQGNSGDKVTNEVSENNPSGDLAPLEKKATVVIAEDGSASGAGFYIANERGYFEDYNIEVEFVQFANSDDMLPALAAGEVDIAGGVSTASFFNAIAQGIDVKIIADKGHNIKGDSYFSFVIRNDLKGEIKEYSDFKGKRIAVSSQNAVDDYIFHRMLEHAGLTEEDVEFVLMSDFGNMLASIGSGSVDAALQIEPLITQGIQQGIHSRFGDTTDYAPEAQIAMVLGAPDFIKEETDISLRFMAAYLKGVRDYNDAFIKGEGTDDIIEIMTEYTALKDPDLWGEVAVTGLNPNGEMFIEDIKKQYKMYKNNGAIRGEIDFEKAIDTSITEKAVEKIGEYKK
- a CDS encoding helix-turn-helix domain-containing protein; its protein translation is MIYQRIRSLRKERHLTQTMLAEKVGVSAQVVSNWERQYTSPDLEDLSKIAYALRTTADYLLGLSDEKEDEMREIKLFLKDKGYDKPVIFDKEAWLTVQPEEINQIENYFRFLLQQKHPS
- the miaA gene encoding tRNA (adenosine(37)-N6)-dimethylallyltransferase MiaA is translated as MKEKVVSIVGPTAVGKSKLGIEVAKRFNGEVISGDSMQIYRDMDIGTAKVTEQEMEGIVHHMIDIKNPDQSFSVAEFQERVQSLIADITSRGKCPVLVGGTGLYIEATLHNFNFSNREKDSRVQERLEKQLQECGKDQMYQRLVEIDPIQAEKIHPNNERRVLRALEVYETTGKTMSENIEQQKAAAPFRPVVIGLEMERELLYERINGRVDQMMEEGLLEEVRMLYDRGLEKSQSMSAIGYKEFIPYFKGECTLARAIELLKRNSRRYAKRQYTYFKNKLSVTWYEIHPNGYKDKFEKILNDLAGML
- the hfq gene encoding RNA chaperone Hfq, which encodes MAQSVNIQDNYLNQLRKERMQLTVFLLNGFQLRGIVKAFDNFTVLLETDGKQQLIFKHAISTFAPVKNIALDKE
- a CDS encoding AAA family ATPase, whose translation is MYPQAKAARPGAINIVLNEAKGKADAVQSPSVKGKHMAPFRKIDHYFKSIIGLQELKHSVKEIYAQVLIAQKRKDMGLKSNSQVLHMVFKGNPGTGKTTIARMVAALFQEMEVLEKGHFIEADRSDLVGEYIGHTAQKTKDLIKKSLGGVLFIDEAYSLARGGDKDFGKEAIDTIVKCMEDHHDELVIILAGYPYEMDNFMRMNPGLASRFPIQLDFDDYSAMELSAIADHMVQDRDYVLSHQASKKLYEHLVSVCYHSKHNFSNARYVRNVIEEAIRKHAFRVASYSTHERAILTTLEAEDFQLLSEKSSYH
- the hflX gene encoding GTPase HflX encodes the protein MKEQIILVARKDPAQQEERFTSSLEELRSLTETAGGEVKKIMVQKRERIQPATYIGEGKLAEIKEEMDQSEAYIDIVVFNDELSPGQLRNISDRLERRVIDRSQLILDIFARRARTKEGKLQVELAQLQYLLPRLAGQGTELSRLGGGIGTRGPGETKLETDRRHIQRRIDDIKRRLQTVVKQRNQYRKRREDNYAFQIAIVGYTNAGKSTFFNKVTDSDSFEEDLLFATLDPLTRQVSLPSGFKALISDTVGFIQDLPTTLIAAFRSTLEEVTEADFIIHMVDSSHPDHLEQEKTVHKLLKDLQADHLPSLTVYNKRDLLQDDFIPNAFPSLTVSVQDPIDIKRILDKVESVLKEEWYEYNVFIPASDGKQLQQFKQGSIVASVKFHEDQEGYALHGFIRPDHPLKNKIIQ
- a CDS encoding aminotransferase class I/II-fold pyridoxal phosphate-dependent enzyme — translated: MNEYIESAEHQIRSQHEGIQVLVEKNQQKVLDAFQKLKVSDSHFNPTTGYGYDDFGRDTLEELYAEIFSAEDALVRPQIISGTHAITTALFGVLRPGDELVYITGEPYDTLEEVIGGKEGQDKGSLADFGITYQAVPLKDNREVDLGLVKDAVSERTKVVAIQRSKGYADRPSFTISEIEQMIRYVRSLKNDVVVFVDNCYGEFVEEQEPVEVGADLIAGSLIKNPGGGLARIGGYIAGRKQLIELCSYRLTAPGLGKETGASLNTLQEMYQGIFLAPHVVGEALKGAIFTAKLLDSLGFSTSPRFDEPRTDLIQSVDFDNAEQMVQFCQAIQGASPINSHVTPHPSPMPGYESDVIMAAGTFIQGASLELTADGPLRAPYTAFVQGGLTYAHVKIAVGRAAEKLIQSGFAQPKTSLKN
- a CDS encoding MerR family transcriptional regulator, translated to MSDQVRRSMPLFPMGIVQSLTDLSARQVRYYEQHQLVNPVRSNGNQRLFSFNDVDRLLEIKDLIEKGVNMAGIKQVLTLTHQPEKETYSGEEVEVRNELTDKELRRMLQQELFTAGRQGKASIRQGELSRFFH